The proteins below are encoded in one region of Mycobacterium pseudokansasii:
- a CDS encoding group II intron maturase-specific domain-containing protein, protein MKRIRARLTTEMRALRGHNAQMVLIRLNPIIRGWSAYYRHCVSARVFNALDNHVWKLTDKWARFTHPHKGRRWIVSRYFGAFHPSRRDLWVFGDRDTAPTGQVRLDGDHPAHPGQGLGVPGRPCLDRLLGDPAPPRETPAGPGPVETDPHAARTLPALRPATAAR, encoded by the coding sequence GTGAAACGGATCCGGGCACGGCTGACCACCGAGATGCGAGCACTGCGGGGCCACAACGCCCAGATGGTGCTCATCCGGCTCAACCCGATCATTCGGGGGTGGTCGGCCTACTACCGGCACTGCGTGTCGGCCCGGGTGTTCAATGCGCTGGACAATCACGTGTGGAAGCTCACCGACAAGTGGGCCAGATTCACCCATCCGCACAAGGGACGGCGCTGGATCGTGTCCCGTTACTTCGGCGCGTTCCACCCGTCCCGGCGCGACCTCTGGGTATTCGGTGACCGCGACACGGCGCCTACTGGTCAAGTTCGCCTGGACGGCGATCACCCGGCACACCCTGGTCAAGGGCTGGGCGTCCCCGGACGACCCTGCCTTGACCGACTACTGGGCGACCCGGCGCCGCCGCGGGAGACCCCCGCTGGGCCGGGCCCGGTCGAGACTGATCCGCATGCAGCGCGGACGCTGCCCGCTTTGCGGCCAGCTACTGCTGCACGCTGA